The proteins below are encoded in one region of Triticum aestivum cultivar Chinese Spring chromosome 1B, IWGSC CS RefSeq v2.1, whole genome shotgun sequence:
- the LOC123109364 gene encoding uncharacterized protein isoform X1, whose protein sequence is MVAPFHISQSIWKGSFDNRHLIRFFFAYADEPLDKKDIVLFGVFDPPATREGAGHYCVVALNIKHCCFELLDSWHLPGSESGIRVINRMAKNIKQLWRNGSSERKKKKLDPANIDHFRLHHAVVPQQENPIDCGFFMNELLETYDDLGLDEPKFSLFKSQCETQEIQVISDDDILKSVEAVKVKKDGVHSKSKGVTWAAPKAVDRCVESDDDSFMPPAPKKGLPPRAASHIKATVKSPLVMSDYDDFILHGERTVFTRRKSVEEPLVVSNKRPVALSMRLRMPVYALKPFKFPFVAVAKQILDLILSKEFIDKVPLFKCTSRTGDEFIADAKYLVTYFGPAGCIDTELMDLVISYWKGSPDYNHVYKSGDRVLLSPYVINYLVEIEPYHRPVDEDGQEIPRPPFNVKLAAQKFKLYIKENLLAANLIMLPYWNRNHFTLYTMNKYRESLDIHDSWRYTGRNLSRNRFHEEHVEIMSRMSLLMKEVYGEAAYNSSRQPRWEHLAERCSYAKMLEQGVNECGFYMLKAAFLYDGIKLVEEVKKRDPYSAYWKAECLFYVLFHPNNEVRRDQWPGEMADIAKLL, encoded by the exons ATGGTGGCTCCATTTCATATTTCG CAATCTATCTGGAAGGGGTCCTTTGATAATAGGCACTTGATCAGATTTTTCTTTGCCTATGCCGATGAGCCGCTGGATAAGAAGGATATTGTACTCTTTGGTGTCTTTGACCCTCCAGCTACCAGGGAAGGTGCGGGGCACTATTGCGTAGTTGCGCTAAACATTAAGCATTGTTGTTTTGAGCTGCTTGATTCTTGGCACCTTCCCGGTAGTGAGAGTGGCATAAGGGTCATAAACAGGATGGCGAAGAACATTAAGCAGCTTTGGAGGAATGGCTCGTCTGAGCGCAAGAAGAAGAAGTTGGATCCGGCAAACATTGACCATTTCCGTTTGCACCATGCCGTTGTGCCCCAGCAGGAAAACCC TATCGACTGTGGTTTTTTCATGAATGAACTGCTGGAGACATATGATG ATCTTGGGCTAGACGAGCCTAAATTTAGTTTGTTCAAGAGCCAATGTGAGACGCAAGAAATTCAGGTAATATCGGATGATGACATATTGAAGTCAGTTGAAGCTGTTAAAGTAAAGAAGGACGGTGTGCACTCAAAATCAAAGGGGGTGACTTGGGCTGCCCCAAAGGCTGTGGATCGTTGTGTTGAGAGTGATGATGATTCTTTTATGCCTCCGGCGCCTAAAAAGGGTTTGCCGCCCAGAGCTGCTAGTCATATTAAAGCAACAGTGAAATCACCTCTTGTTATGAGTGACTATGATGATTTCATTTTGCATGGTGAGAGAACAGTGTTCACCAGGAGAAAATCAGTGGAGGAGCCATTGGTAGTGTCTAATAAAAGGCCAGTTGCTCTGTCAATGAGGCTGAGAATGCCTGTGTATGCTCTCAAGCCATTCAAGTTTCCATTTGTGGCTGTTGCAAAACAAATTTTGGACCTAATACTTAGCAAGGAGTTTATCGACAA GGTCCCTCTGTTTAAGTGCACTTCTCGAACTGGCGATGAATTTATAGCTGATGCTAAATATCTAGTTACCTACTTTGGTCCTGCCGGTTGCATTGATACTGAGTTGATGGATCTTGTGATCAGCTATTGGAAGGGAAGCCCTGACTACAATCATGTGTATAAATCCGGAGATAGGGTGTTGCTTAGCCCGTATGTGATAAAT TATCTTGTTGAAATTGAACCATACCATCGgccagttgatgaagatgggcaggAGATCCCGAGGCCGCCCTTCAATGTTAAACTTGCTGCTCAGAAGTTCAAGCTATACATAAAAGAGAACCTGCTCGCTGCAAACCTG ATCATGCTACCATATTGGAATCGGAATCATTTCACACTGTACACTATGAACAAGTATCGTGAGTCCCTGGATATCCATGACTCGTGGAGATACACAGGGCGTAACCTTTCAAGGAACCGATTCCATGAAGAACATGTCGAAATT ATGTCCAGGATGTCGTTGTTGATGAAGGAGGTGTATGGCGAAGCTGCATACAACTCTTCAAGACAGCCCCGTTGGGAACATCTGGCAGAGAGATGTAGCTACGCGAAAATGCTAGAGCAAGGGGTTAACGAATGTGGCTTTTACATGTTAAAAGCTGCTTTTTTGTATGATGGCATCAAGCTAGTAGAGGAAGTGAAGAAGCGTGAT CCATATTCTGCGTACTGGAAGGCCGAGTGCCTTTTTTATGTTCTTTTCCACCCTAATAATGAGGTTCGGCGCGACCAGTGGCCGGGGGAGATGGCTGACATTGCTAAGTTGTTATAA
- the LOC123109364 gene encoding uncharacterized protein isoform X2 gives MVAPFHISQSIWKGSFDNRHLIRFFFAYADEPLDKKDIVLFGVFDPPATREGAGHYCVVALNIKHCCFELLDSWHLPGSESGIRVINRMAKNIKQLWRNGSSERKKKKLDPANIDHFRLHHAVVPQQENPIDCGFFMNELLETYDDLGLDEPKFSLFKSQCETQEIQVISDDDILKSVEAVKVKKDGVHSKSKGVTWAAPKAVDRCVESDDDSFMPPAPKKGLPPRAASHIKATVKSPLVMSDYDDFILHGERTVFTRRKSVEEPLVVSNKRPVALSMRLRMPVVPLFKCTSRTGDEFIADAKYLVTYFGPAGCIDTELMDLVISYWKGSPDYNHVYKSGDRVLLSPYVINYLVEIEPYHRPVDEDGQEIPRPPFNVKLAAQKFKLYIKENLLAANLIMLPYWNRNHFTLYTMNKYRESLDIHDSWRYTGRNLSRNRFHEEHVEIMSRMSLLMKEVYGEAAYNSSRQPRWEHLAERCSYAKMLEQGVNECGFYMLKAAFLYDGIKLVEEVKKRDPYSAYWKAECLFYVLFHPNNEVRRDQWPGEMADIAKLL, from the exons ATGGTGGCTCCATTTCATATTTCG CAATCTATCTGGAAGGGGTCCTTTGATAATAGGCACTTGATCAGATTTTTCTTTGCCTATGCCGATGAGCCGCTGGATAAGAAGGATATTGTACTCTTTGGTGTCTTTGACCCTCCAGCTACCAGGGAAGGTGCGGGGCACTATTGCGTAGTTGCGCTAAACATTAAGCATTGTTGTTTTGAGCTGCTTGATTCTTGGCACCTTCCCGGTAGTGAGAGTGGCATAAGGGTCATAAACAGGATGGCGAAGAACATTAAGCAGCTTTGGAGGAATGGCTCGTCTGAGCGCAAGAAGAAGAAGTTGGATCCGGCAAACATTGACCATTTCCGTTTGCACCATGCCGTTGTGCCCCAGCAGGAAAACCC TATCGACTGTGGTTTTTTCATGAATGAACTGCTGGAGACATATGATG ATCTTGGGCTAGACGAGCCTAAATTTAGTTTGTTCAAGAGCCAATGTGAGACGCAAGAAATTCAGGTAATATCGGATGATGACATATTGAAGTCAGTTGAAGCTGTTAAAGTAAAGAAGGACGGTGTGCACTCAAAATCAAAGGGGGTGACTTGGGCTGCCCCAAAGGCTGTGGATCGTTGTGTTGAGAGTGATGATGATTCTTTTATGCCTCCGGCGCCTAAAAAGGGTTTGCCGCCCAGAGCTGCTAGTCATATTAAAGCAACAGTGAAATCACCTCTTGTTATGAGTGACTATGATGATTTCATTTTGCATGGTGAGAGAACAGTGTTCACCAGGAGAAAATCAGTGGAGGAGCCATTGGTAGTGTCTAATAAAAGGCCAGTTGCTCTGTCAATGAGGCTGAGAATGCCTGT GGTCCCTCTGTTTAAGTGCACTTCTCGAACTGGCGATGAATTTATAGCTGATGCTAAATATCTAGTTACCTACTTTGGTCCTGCCGGTTGCATTGATACTGAGTTGATGGATCTTGTGATCAGCTATTGGAAGGGAAGCCCTGACTACAATCATGTGTATAAATCCGGAGATAGGGTGTTGCTTAGCCCGTATGTGATAAAT TATCTTGTTGAAATTGAACCATACCATCGgccagttgatgaagatgggcaggAGATCCCGAGGCCGCCCTTCAATGTTAAACTTGCTGCTCAGAAGTTCAAGCTATACATAAAAGAGAACCTGCTCGCTGCAAACCTG ATCATGCTACCATATTGGAATCGGAATCATTTCACACTGTACACTATGAACAAGTATCGTGAGTCCCTGGATATCCATGACTCGTGGAGATACACAGGGCGTAACCTTTCAAGGAACCGATTCCATGAAGAACATGTCGAAATT ATGTCCAGGATGTCGTTGTTGATGAAGGAGGTGTATGGCGAAGCTGCATACAACTCTTCAAGACAGCCCCGTTGGGAACATCTGGCAGAGAGATGTAGCTACGCGAAAATGCTAGAGCAAGGGGTTAACGAATGTGGCTTTTACATGTTAAAAGCTGCTTTTTTGTATGATGGCATCAAGCTAGTAGAGGAAGTGAAGAAGCGTGAT CCATATTCTGCGTACTGGAAGGCCGAGTGCCTTTTTTATGTTCTTTTCCACCCTAATAATGAGGTTCGGCGCGACCAGTGGCCGGGGGAGATGGCTGACATTGCTAAGTTGTTATAA
- the LOC123109364 gene encoding uncharacterized protein isoform X3: protein MVAPFHISQSIWKGSFDNRHLIRFFFAYADEPLDKKDIVLFGVFDPPATREGAGHYCVVALNIKHCCFELLDSWHLPGSESGIRVINRMAKNIKQLWRNGSSERKKKKLDPANIDHFRLHHAVVPQQENPIDCGFFMNELLETYDDLGLDEPKFSLFKSQCETQEIQVISDDDILKSVEAVKVKKDGVHSKSKGVTWAAPKAVDRCVESDDDSFMPPAPKKGLPPRAASHIKATVKSPLVMSDYDDFILHGERTVFTRRKSVEEPLVVSNKRPVALSMRLRMPVYWKGSPDYNHVYKSGDRVLLSPYVINYLVEIEPYHRPVDEDGQEIPRPPFNVKLAAQKFKLYIKENLLAANLIMLPYWNRNHFTLYTMNKYRESLDIHDSWRYTGRNLSRNRFHEEHVEIMSRMSLLMKEVYGEAAYNSSRQPRWEHLAERCSYAKMLEQGVNECGFYMLKAAFLYDGIKLVEEVKKRDPYSAYWKAECLFYVLFHPNNEVRRDQWPGEMADIAKLL, encoded by the exons ATGGTGGCTCCATTTCATATTTCG CAATCTATCTGGAAGGGGTCCTTTGATAATAGGCACTTGATCAGATTTTTCTTTGCCTATGCCGATGAGCCGCTGGATAAGAAGGATATTGTACTCTTTGGTGTCTTTGACCCTCCAGCTACCAGGGAAGGTGCGGGGCACTATTGCGTAGTTGCGCTAAACATTAAGCATTGTTGTTTTGAGCTGCTTGATTCTTGGCACCTTCCCGGTAGTGAGAGTGGCATAAGGGTCATAAACAGGATGGCGAAGAACATTAAGCAGCTTTGGAGGAATGGCTCGTCTGAGCGCAAGAAGAAGAAGTTGGATCCGGCAAACATTGACCATTTCCGTTTGCACCATGCCGTTGTGCCCCAGCAGGAAAACCC TATCGACTGTGGTTTTTTCATGAATGAACTGCTGGAGACATATGATG ATCTTGGGCTAGACGAGCCTAAATTTAGTTTGTTCAAGAGCCAATGTGAGACGCAAGAAATTCAGGTAATATCGGATGATGACATATTGAAGTCAGTTGAAGCTGTTAAAGTAAAGAAGGACGGTGTGCACTCAAAATCAAAGGGGGTGACTTGGGCTGCCCCAAAGGCTGTGGATCGTTGTGTTGAGAGTGATGATGATTCTTTTATGCCTCCGGCGCCTAAAAAGGGTTTGCCGCCCAGAGCTGCTAGTCATATTAAAGCAACAGTGAAATCACCTCTTGTTATGAGTGACTATGATGATTTCATTTTGCATGGTGAGAGAACAGTGTTCACCAGGAGAAAATCAGTGGAGGAGCCATTGGTAGTGTCTAATAAAAGGCCAGTTGCTCTGTCAATGAGGCTGAGAATGCCTGT CTATTGGAAGGGAAGCCCTGACTACAATCATGTGTATAAATCCGGAGATAGGGTGTTGCTTAGCCCGTATGTGATAAAT TATCTTGTTGAAATTGAACCATACCATCGgccagttgatgaagatgggcaggAGATCCCGAGGCCGCCCTTCAATGTTAAACTTGCTGCTCAGAAGTTCAAGCTATACATAAAAGAGAACCTGCTCGCTGCAAACCTG ATCATGCTACCATATTGGAATCGGAATCATTTCACACTGTACACTATGAACAAGTATCGTGAGTCCCTGGATATCCATGACTCGTGGAGATACACAGGGCGTAACCTTTCAAGGAACCGATTCCATGAAGAACATGTCGAAATT ATGTCCAGGATGTCGTTGTTGATGAAGGAGGTGTATGGCGAAGCTGCATACAACTCTTCAAGACAGCCCCGTTGGGAACATCTGGCAGAGAGATGTAGCTACGCGAAAATGCTAGAGCAAGGGGTTAACGAATGTGGCTTTTACATGTTAAAAGCTGCTTTTTTGTATGATGGCATCAAGCTAGTAGAGGAAGTGAAGAAGCGTGAT CCATATTCTGCGTACTGGAAGGCCGAGTGCCTTTTTTATGTTCTTTTCCACCCTAATAATGAGGTTCGGCGCGACCAGTGGCCGGGGGAGATGGCTGACATTGCTAAGTTGTTATAA
- the LOC123109364 gene encoding uncharacterized protein isoform X4, with amino-acid sequence MARLSARRRSWIRQTLTISVCTMPLCPSRKTHLGLDEPKFSLFKSQCETQEIQVISDDDILKSVEAVKVKKDGVHSKSKGVTWAAPKAVDRCVESDDDSFMPPAPKKGLPPRAASHIKATVKSPLVMSDYDDFILHGERTVFTRRKSVEEPLVVSNKRPVALSMRLRMPVYALKPFKFPFVAVAKQILDLILSKEFIDKVPLFKCTSRTGDEFIADAKYLVTYFGPAGCIDTELMDLVISYWKGSPDYNHVYKSGDRVLLSPYVINYLVEIEPYHRPVDEDGQEIPRPPFNVKLAAQKFKLYIKENLLAANLIMLPYWNRNHFTLYTMNKYRESLDIHDSWRYTGRNLSRNRFHEEHVEIMSRMSLLMKEVYGEAAYNSSRQPRWEHLAERCSYAKMLEQGVNECGFYMLKAAFLYDGIKLVEEVKKRDPYSAYWKAECLFYVLFHPNNEVRRDQWPGEMADIAKLL; translated from the exons ATGGCTCGTCTGAGCGCAAGAAGAAGAAGTTGGATCCGGCAAACATTGACCATTTCCGTTTGCACCATGCCGTTGTGCCCCAGCAGGAAAACCC ATCTTGGGCTAGACGAGCCTAAATTTAGTTTGTTCAAGAGCCAATGTGAGACGCAAGAAATTCAGGTAATATCGGATGATGACATATTGAAGTCAGTTGAAGCTGTTAAAGTAAAGAAGGACGGTGTGCACTCAAAATCAAAGGGGGTGACTTGGGCTGCCCCAAAGGCTGTGGATCGTTGTGTTGAGAGTGATGATGATTCTTTTATGCCTCCGGCGCCTAAAAAGGGTTTGCCGCCCAGAGCTGCTAGTCATATTAAAGCAACAGTGAAATCACCTCTTGTTATGAGTGACTATGATGATTTCATTTTGCATGGTGAGAGAACAGTGTTCACCAGGAGAAAATCAGTGGAGGAGCCATTGGTAGTGTCTAATAAAAGGCCAGTTGCTCTGTCAATGAGGCTGAGAATGCCTGTGTATGCTCTCAAGCCATTCAAGTTTCCATTTGTGGCTGTTGCAAAACAAATTTTGGACCTAATACTTAGCAAGGAGTTTATCGACAA GGTCCCTCTGTTTAAGTGCACTTCTCGAACTGGCGATGAATTTATAGCTGATGCTAAATATCTAGTTACCTACTTTGGTCCTGCCGGTTGCATTGATACTGAGTTGATGGATCTTGTGATCAGCTATTGGAAGGGAAGCCCTGACTACAATCATGTGTATAAATCCGGAGATAGGGTGTTGCTTAGCCCGTATGTGATAAAT TATCTTGTTGAAATTGAACCATACCATCGgccagttgatgaagatgggcaggAGATCCCGAGGCCGCCCTTCAATGTTAAACTTGCTGCTCAGAAGTTCAAGCTATACATAAAAGAGAACCTGCTCGCTGCAAACCTG ATCATGCTACCATATTGGAATCGGAATCATTTCACACTGTACACTATGAACAAGTATCGTGAGTCCCTGGATATCCATGACTCGTGGAGATACACAGGGCGTAACCTTTCAAGGAACCGATTCCATGAAGAACATGTCGAAATT ATGTCCAGGATGTCGTTGTTGATGAAGGAGGTGTATGGCGAAGCTGCATACAACTCTTCAAGACAGCCCCGTTGGGAACATCTGGCAGAGAGATGTAGCTACGCGAAAATGCTAGAGCAAGGGGTTAACGAATGTGGCTTTTACATGTTAAAAGCTGCTTTTTTGTATGATGGCATCAAGCTAGTAGAGGAAGTGAAGAAGCGTGAT CCATATTCTGCGTACTGGAAGGCCGAGTGCCTTTTTTATGTTCTTTTCCACCCTAATAATGAGGTTCGGCGCGACCAGTGGCCGGGGGAGATGGCTGACATTGCTAAGTTGTTATAA